Proteins from one Balaenoptera musculus isolate JJ_BM4_2016_0621 chromosome 7, mBalMus1.pri.v3, whole genome shotgun sequence genomic window:
- the IWS1 gene encoding protein IWS1 homolog isoform X2 — MDSEYYSGDQSADDGGATPVQDERDSGSDVEEDVNEQHSGSDPGSVERHSENEPSDREDGLNKRHHVTDSENDDPSNLNASDSESEELQRQKDSDSESEEHAEPPASDSENEGVSHHGSDSENEGTGKLPVSDSENEQLLNGHASDSENEDVRKPPASDSEVEELPKSPASYSEAEDALKPQVSDSESEEPPRHQASDSENEGLPKPRISDSESEELPKPRISDSESEGPQRTQASDSETEELPKPRISDSESEDPPRHQASDSEAEELPKPRISDSESEDPPRHQASDSEAEELPKPRVSDSESEDPPRHQASDSEAEELPKPRVSDSESEEPQKGPASDSEAEGASRRKAKPGSEEDSDGESKREDAEVQGDPFRADARADRKRFSSSDSEAGEPERPKMGSDEDEEKEGAEEKVAKRKAAVLSDSDDEEKASAKKSRVVSDADDSDSDVISDKSGKREKTIASDSEEEAGKELSDKKNEEKDLFGSDSESGNEEENLIADIFGESGDEEEEEFTGFNQEDLEEEKSETQVKEAEDSDSDDNIKRGKHMDFLSDFEMMLQRKKSLSGKRRRNRDGGTFISDADDVVSAMIVKMNEAAEEDRQLNNQKKPALKKLTLLPTVVMHLKKQDLKETFIDSGVMSAIKEWLSPLPDRSLPALKIREELLKILQELPSVSQETLKHSGIGRAVMYLYKHPKESRSNKDMAGKLINEWSRPIFGLTSNYKGMTREEREQRDLEQMPQRRRMNSTGGQTPRRDLEKVLTGEEKALRPGDPGFCARARVPMPSNKDYVVRPKWNVEMESSRPGILKKGLSRLEKHKRRFAEQKRLSRVHRAVKFSIEGNRMPL; from the exons AATGAACCTAGTGATCGAGAAGATGGCCTCAACAAAAGACATCATGTGACAGACTCTGAGAATGATGACCCCTCAAATCTTAATGCCAGTGACTCTGAAAGTGAGGAGCTTCAAAGGCAAAAAGACAGTGACTCTGAATCGGAAGAGCACGCGGAGCCTCCTGCGAGTGATTCCGAAAACGAGGGCGTCAGTCACCATGGGAGCGACTCTGAGAATGAGGGGACCGGGAAGTTACCTGTGAGTGACTCTGAAAATGAGCAGCTGCTTAATGGGCACGCGAGTGACTCAGAAAATGAAGACGTTAGGAAGCCTCCTGCCAGTGATTCAGAGGTTGAAGAGCTCCCCAAAAGCCCTGCCAGTTACTCGGAAGCAGAGGATGCGCTAAAACCTCAAGTCAGCGACTCTGAGAGTGAGGAGCCCCCAAGACACCAAGCCAGTGACTCTGAAAACGAGGGGCTTCCCAAACCTCGCATTAGTGACTCGGAAAGCGAGGAGCTTCCCAAGCCTCGGATCAGTGACTCAGAAAGTGAGGGGCCTCAGAGGACTCAGGCCAGTGACTCGGAAACTGAGGAGCTTCCCAAACCCCGGATCAGTGACTCAGAAAGCGAGGACCCGCCAAGGCACCAAGCCAGTGACTCGGAAGCTGAGGAGCTTCCCAAACCCCGTATCAGTGACTCAGAGAGCGAGGATCCCCCAAGGCACCAAGCCAGTGACTCGGAAGCTGAGGAGCTTCCCAAACCCCGTGTCAGTGACTCTGAGAGCGAGGATCCCCCAAGGCACCAAGCCAGTGACTCGGAAGCTGAGGAGCTTCCCAAACCCCGTGTCAGTGACTCTGAGAGCGAGGAGCCGCAGAAGGGACCTGCCAGCGACTCCGAAGCTGAGGGTGCCTCCAGACGCAAAGCGAAGCCGGGCTCTGAGGAGGACAGCGACGGGGAGAGCAAGAGGGAGGACGCCGAAGTGCAGGGCGACCCCTTTCGTGCAGATGCCCGTGCAGACAGGAAGCGGTTCAGCAGTTCTGACAGCGAGGCGGGAGAACCAGAAAGGCCCAAGATGGGCAGTGACgaggatgaagaaaaagagggggcGGAGGAGAAGGTAGCGAAGCGAAAAGCTGCCGTGCTTTCTGATAGTGACGATGAAGAGAAAGCAT cagCAAAGAAGAGTCGTGTTGTCTCTGATGCAGATGACTCTGACAGTGATGTTATATCAGACAAATCAGGCAAAAGAGAGAAGACGATAGCATCTGACAGTGAAGAAGAAGCAGGGAAAGAATTGTctgataagaaaaatgaagagaaggaCCTGTTTGGGAGTGATAGTGAGTCAGGGAATGAAGAAGA AAATCTTATTGCAGACATATTTGGAGAATCtggtgatgaggaggaggaagaatttaCA GGTTTTAACCAAGAagatttggaagaagaaaaaagtgaaacaCAGGTAAAAGAAGCAGAAGATTCGGATTCTGATGATAACATAAAGAGAGGAAAACa CATGGACTTTCTGTCGGACTTTGAGATGATGTTGCAGCGGAAAAAGAGCCTGAGTGGCAAGCGCAGGCGTAACCGTGATGGTGGTACTTTTATTAGTGATGCTGACGACGTTGTGAGCGCCATGATCGTCAAGATGAATGAAGCTGCTGAG GAAGACAGACAGTTGAATAATCAAAAAAAGCCAGCactgaaaaaattaacattattacCTACTGTGGTCATGCACCTTAAGAA GCAGGAccttaaagaaacatttattgacagTGGTGTGATGTCTGCCATCAAAGAATGGCTCTCCCCTCTACCAGATAGGAGTTTGCCGGCACTAAAGATTCGAGAAGAGCTGCTGAAGATTCTGCAAGAG CTACCTAGTGTGAGCCAGGAGACCCTGAAGCATAGTGGGATTGGACGAGCAGTGATGTATCTCTATAAACACCCCAAGGAATCAAGGTCCAACAAGGACATGGCAGGGAAATTAATCA atGAATGGTCCCGGCCTATATTTGGTCTTACCTCAAACTACAAAGGAAtgacaagagaagaaagggagcaGAGAGACCTAGAGCAGATGCCTCAACGGCGACGAATGAACAG CACTGGTGGTCAGACACCCCGAAGAGATTTGGAAAAGGTGCTGACAGGAGAGGAAAA GGCTCTTAGACCTGGAGATCCTGGATTCTGTGCCCGGGCAAGGGTCCCCATGCCCTCGAACAAGGACTATGTTGTCAGGCCCAAGTGGAACGTGGAAATGGAGTCGTCCAGG CCTGGTATTCTTAAAAAGGGCCTAAGCCGATTGGAAAAGCATAAGAGGCGATTTGCAGAACAGAAGCGACTCAGCAGAGTGCACCGTGCTGTCAAGTTCAGCATTGAAGGCAACAGGATGCCCCTGTAG
- the IWS1 gene encoding protein IWS1 homolog isoform X4: MDSEYYSGDQSADDGGATPVQDERDSGSDVEEDVNEQHSGSDPGSVERHSENEPSDREDGLNKRHHVTDSENDDPSNLNASDSESEELQRQKDSDSESEEHAEPPASDSENEGVSHHGSDSENEGTGKLPVSDSENEQLLNGHASDSENEDVRKPPASDSEVEELPKSPASYSEAEDALKPQVSDSESEEPPRHQASDSENEGLPKPRISDSESEELPKPRISDSESEGPQRTQASDSETEELPKPRISDSESEDPPRHQASDSEAEELPKPRISDSESEDPPRHQASDSEAEELPKPRVSDSESEDPPRHQASDSEAEELPKPRVSDSESEEPQKGPASDSEAEGASRRKAKPGSEEDSDGESKREDAEVQGDPFRADARADRKRFSSSDSEAGEPERPKMGSDEDEEKEGAEEKVAKRKAAVLSDSDDEEKASKKSRVVSDADDSDSDVISDKSGKREKTIASDSEEEAGKELSDKKNEEKDLFGSDSESGNEEENLIADIFGESGDEEEEEFTGFNQEDLEEEKSETQVKEAEDSDSDDNIKRGKHMDFLSDFEMMLQRKKSLSGKRRRNRDGGTFISDADDVVSAMIVKMNEAAEEDRQLNNQKKPALKKLTLLPTVVMHLKKQDLKETFIDSGVMSAIKEWLSPLPDRSLPALKIREELLKILQELPSVSQETLKHSGIGRAVMYLYKHPKESRSNKDMAGKLINEWSRPIFGLTSNYKGMTREEREQRDLEQMPQRRRMNSTGGQTPRRDLEKVLTGEEKALRPGDPGFCARARVPMPSNKDYVVRPKWNVEMESSRFQGTSKKGISRLDKQMRKFTDIRKKSRSAHAVKISIEGNKMPL, translated from the exons AATGAACCTAGTGATCGAGAAGATGGCCTCAACAAAAGACATCATGTGACAGACTCTGAGAATGATGACCCCTCAAATCTTAATGCCAGTGACTCTGAAAGTGAGGAGCTTCAAAGGCAAAAAGACAGTGACTCTGAATCGGAAGAGCACGCGGAGCCTCCTGCGAGTGATTCCGAAAACGAGGGCGTCAGTCACCATGGGAGCGACTCTGAGAATGAGGGGACCGGGAAGTTACCTGTGAGTGACTCTGAAAATGAGCAGCTGCTTAATGGGCACGCGAGTGACTCAGAAAATGAAGACGTTAGGAAGCCTCCTGCCAGTGATTCAGAGGTTGAAGAGCTCCCCAAAAGCCCTGCCAGTTACTCGGAAGCAGAGGATGCGCTAAAACCTCAAGTCAGCGACTCTGAGAGTGAGGAGCCCCCAAGACACCAAGCCAGTGACTCTGAAAACGAGGGGCTTCCCAAACCTCGCATTAGTGACTCGGAAAGCGAGGAGCTTCCCAAGCCTCGGATCAGTGACTCAGAAAGTGAGGGGCCTCAGAGGACTCAGGCCAGTGACTCGGAAACTGAGGAGCTTCCCAAACCCCGGATCAGTGACTCAGAAAGCGAGGACCCGCCAAGGCACCAAGCCAGTGACTCGGAAGCTGAGGAGCTTCCCAAACCCCGTATCAGTGACTCAGAGAGCGAGGATCCCCCAAGGCACCAAGCCAGTGACTCGGAAGCTGAGGAGCTTCCCAAACCCCGTGTCAGTGACTCTGAGAGCGAGGATCCCCCAAGGCACCAAGCCAGTGACTCGGAAGCTGAGGAGCTTCCCAAACCCCGTGTCAGTGACTCTGAGAGCGAGGAGCCGCAGAAGGGACCTGCCAGCGACTCCGAAGCTGAGGGTGCCTCCAGACGCAAAGCGAAGCCGGGCTCTGAGGAGGACAGCGACGGGGAGAGCAAGAGGGAGGACGCCGAAGTGCAGGGCGACCCCTTTCGTGCAGATGCCCGTGCAGACAGGAAGCGGTTCAGCAGTTCTGACAGCGAGGCGGGAGAACCAGAAAGGCCCAAGATGGGCAGTGACgaggatgaagaaaaagagggggcGGAGGAGAAGGTAGCGAAGCGAAAAGCTGCCGTGCTTTCTGATAGTGACGATGAAGAGAAAGCAT CAAAGAAGAGTCGTGTTGTCTCTGATGCAGATGACTCTGACAGTGATGTTATATCAGACAAATCAGGCAAAAGAGAGAAGACGATAGCATCTGACAGTGAAGAAGAAGCAGGGAAAGAATTGTctgataagaaaaatgaagagaaggaCCTGTTTGGGAGTGATAGTGAGTCAGGGAATGAAGAAGA AAATCTTATTGCAGACATATTTGGAGAATCtggtgatgaggaggaggaagaatttaCA GGTTTTAACCAAGAagatttggaagaagaaaaaagtgaaacaCAGGTAAAAGAAGCAGAAGATTCGGATTCTGATGATAACATAAAGAGAGGAAAACa CATGGACTTTCTGTCGGACTTTGAGATGATGTTGCAGCGGAAAAAGAGCCTGAGTGGCAAGCGCAGGCGTAACCGTGATGGTGGTACTTTTATTAGTGATGCTGACGACGTTGTGAGCGCCATGATCGTCAAGATGAATGAAGCTGCTGAG GAAGACAGACAGTTGAATAATCAAAAAAAGCCAGCactgaaaaaattaacattattacCTACTGTGGTCATGCACCTTAAGAA GCAGGAccttaaagaaacatttattgacagTGGTGTGATGTCTGCCATCAAAGAATGGCTCTCCCCTCTACCAGATAGGAGTTTGCCGGCACTAAAGATTCGAGAAGAGCTGCTGAAGATTCTGCAAGAG CTACCTAGTGTGAGCCAGGAGACCCTGAAGCATAGTGGGATTGGACGAGCAGTGATGTATCTCTATAAACACCCCAAGGAATCAAGGTCCAACAAGGACATGGCAGGGAAATTAATCA atGAATGGTCCCGGCCTATATTTGGTCTTACCTCAAACTACAAAGGAAtgacaagagaagaaagggagcaGAGAGACCTAGAGCAGATGCCTCAACGGCGACGAATGAACAG CACTGGTGGTCAGACACCCCGAAGAGATTTGGAAAAGGTGCTGACAGGAGAGGAAAA GGCTCTTAGACCTGGAGATCCTGGATTCTGTGCCCGGGCAAGGGTCCCCATGCCCTCGAACAAGGACTATGTTGTCAGGCCCAAGTGGAACGTGGAAATGGAGTCGTCCAGG TTTCAGGGGACCTCCAAGAAGGGTATCAGTCGACTGGATAAACAGATGAGAAAGTTCACAGACATCAGGAAAAAAAGCAGATCTGCACACGCAGTAAAAATCAGCATCGAGGGCAATAAAATGCCCTTGTGA
- the IWS1 gene encoding protein IWS1 homolog isoform X1, protein MDSEYYSGDQSADDGGATPVQDERDSGSDVEEDVNEQHSGSDPGSVERHSENEPSDREDGLNKRHHVTDSENDDPSNLNASDSESEELQRQKDSDSESEEHAEPPASDSENEGVSHHGSDSENEGTGKLPVSDSENEQLLNGHASDSENEDVRKPPASDSEVEELPKSPASYSEAEDALKPQVSDSESEEPPRHQASDSENEGLPKPRISDSESEELPKPRISDSESEGPQRTQASDSETEELPKPRISDSESEDPPRHQASDSEAEELPKPRISDSESEDPPRHQASDSEAEELPKPRVSDSESEDPPRHQASDSEAEELPKPRVSDSESEEPQKGPASDSEAEGASRRKAKPGSEEDSDGESKREDAEVQGDPFRADARADRKRFSSSDSEAGEPERPKMGSDEDEEKEGAEEKVAKRKAAVLSDSDDEEKASAKKSRVVSDADDSDSDVISDKSGKREKTIASDSEEEAGKELSDKKNEEKDLFGSDSESGNEEENLIADIFGESGDEEEEEFTGFNQEDLEEEKSETQVKEAEDSDSDDNIKRGKHMDFLSDFEMMLQRKKSLSGKRRRNRDGGTFISDADDVVSAMIVKMNEAAEEDRQLNNQKKPALKKLTLLPTVVMHLKKQDLKETFIDSGVMSAIKEWLSPLPDRSLPALKIREELLKILQELPSVSQETLKHSGIGRAVMYLYKHPKESRSNKDMAGKLINEWSRPIFGLTSNYKGMTREEREQRDLEQMPQRRRMNSTGGQTPRRDLEKVLTGEEKALRPGDPGFCARARVPMPSNKDYVVRPKWNVEMESSRFQGTSKKGISRLDKQMRKFTDIRKKSRSAHAVKISIEGNKMPL, encoded by the exons AATGAACCTAGTGATCGAGAAGATGGCCTCAACAAAAGACATCATGTGACAGACTCTGAGAATGATGACCCCTCAAATCTTAATGCCAGTGACTCTGAAAGTGAGGAGCTTCAAAGGCAAAAAGACAGTGACTCTGAATCGGAAGAGCACGCGGAGCCTCCTGCGAGTGATTCCGAAAACGAGGGCGTCAGTCACCATGGGAGCGACTCTGAGAATGAGGGGACCGGGAAGTTACCTGTGAGTGACTCTGAAAATGAGCAGCTGCTTAATGGGCACGCGAGTGACTCAGAAAATGAAGACGTTAGGAAGCCTCCTGCCAGTGATTCAGAGGTTGAAGAGCTCCCCAAAAGCCCTGCCAGTTACTCGGAAGCAGAGGATGCGCTAAAACCTCAAGTCAGCGACTCTGAGAGTGAGGAGCCCCCAAGACACCAAGCCAGTGACTCTGAAAACGAGGGGCTTCCCAAACCTCGCATTAGTGACTCGGAAAGCGAGGAGCTTCCCAAGCCTCGGATCAGTGACTCAGAAAGTGAGGGGCCTCAGAGGACTCAGGCCAGTGACTCGGAAACTGAGGAGCTTCCCAAACCCCGGATCAGTGACTCAGAAAGCGAGGACCCGCCAAGGCACCAAGCCAGTGACTCGGAAGCTGAGGAGCTTCCCAAACCCCGTATCAGTGACTCAGAGAGCGAGGATCCCCCAAGGCACCAAGCCAGTGACTCGGAAGCTGAGGAGCTTCCCAAACCCCGTGTCAGTGACTCTGAGAGCGAGGATCCCCCAAGGCACCAAGCCAGTGACTCGGAAGCTGAGGAGCTTCCCAAACCCCGTGTCAGTGACTCTGAGAGCGAGGAGCCGCAGAAGGGACCTGCCAGCGACTCCGAAGCTGAGGGTGCCTCCAGACGCAAAGCGAAGCCGGGCTCTGAGGAGGACAGCGACGGGGAGAGCAAGAGGGAGGACGCCGAAGTGCAGGGCGACCCCTTTCGTGCAGATGCCCGTGCAGACAGGAAGCGGTTCAGCAGTTCTGACAGCGAGGCGGGAGAACCAGAAAGGCCCAAGATGGGCAGTGACgaggatgaagaaaaagagggggcGGAGGAGAAGGTAGCGAAGCGAAAAGCTGCCGTGCTTTCTGATAGTGACGATGAAGAGAAAGCAT cagCAAAGAAGAGTCGTGTTGTCTCTGATGCAGATGACTCTGACAGTGATGTTATATCAGACAAATCAGGCAAAAGAGAGAAGACGATAGCATCTGACAGTGAAGAAGAAGCAGGGAAAGAATTGTctgataagaaaaatgaagagaaggaCCTGTTTGGGAGTGATAGTGAGTCAGGGAATGAAGAAGA AAATCTTATTGCAGACATATTTGGAGAATCtggtgatgaggaggaggaagaatttaCA GGTTTTAACCAAGAagatttggaagaagaaaaaagtgaaacaCAGGTAAAAGAAGCAGAAGATTCGGATTCTGATGATAACATAAAGAGAGGAAAACa CATGGACTTTCTGTCGGACTTTGAGATGATGTTGCAGCGGAAAAAGAGCCTGAGTGGCAAGCGCAGGCGTAACCGTGATGGTGGTACTTTTATTAGTGATGCTGACGACGTTGTGAGCGCCATGATCGTCAAGATGAATGAAGCTGCTGAG GAAGACAGACAGTTGAATAATCAAAAAAAGCCAGCactgaaaaaattaacattattacCTACTGTGGTCATGCACCTTAAGAA GCAGGAccttaaagaaacatttattgacagTGGTGTGATGTCTGCCATCAAAGAATGGCTCTCCCCTCTACCAGATAGGAGTTTGCCGGCACTAAAGATTCGAGAAGAGCTGCTGAAGATTCTGCAAGAG CTACCTAGTGTGAGCCAGGAGACCCTGAAGCATAGTGGGATTGGACGAGCAGTGATGTATCTCTATAAACACCCCAAGGAATCAAGGTCCAACAAGGACATGGCAGGGAAATTAATCA atGAATGGTCCCGGCCTATATTTGGTCTTACCTCAAACTACAAAGGAAtgacaagagaagaaagggagcaGAGAGACCTAGAGCAGATGCCTCAACGGCGACGAATGAACAG CACTGGTGGTCAGACACCCCGAAGAGATTTGGAAAAGGTGCTGACAGGAGAGGAAAA GGCTCTTAGACCTGGAGATCCTGGATTCTGTGCCCGGGCAAGGGTCCCCATGCCCTCGAACAAGGACTATGTTGTCAGGCCCAAGTGGAACGTGGAAATGGAGTCGTCCAGG TTTCAGGGGACCTCCAAGAAGGGTATCAGTCGACTGGATAAACAGATGAGAAAGTTCACAGACATCAGGAAAAAAAGCAGATCTGCACACGCAGTAAAAATCAGCATCGAGGGCAATAAAATGCCCTTGTGA
- the IWS1 gene encoding protein IWS1 homolog isoform X3 gives MDSEYYSGDQSDDGGATPVQDERDSGSDVEEDVNEQHSGSDPGSVERHSENEPSDREDGLNKRHHVTDSENDDPSNLNASDSESEELQRQKDSDSESEEHAEPPASDSENEGVSHHGSDSENEGTGKLPVSDSENEQLLNGHASDSENEDVRKPPASDSEVEELPKSPASYSEAEDALKPQVSDSESEEPPRHQASDSENEGLPKPRISDSESEELPKPRISDSESEGPQRTQASDSETEELPKPRISDSESEDPPRHQASDSEAEELPKPRISDSESEDPPRHQASDSEAEELPKPRVSDSESEDPPRHQASDSEAEELPKPRVSDSESEEPQKGPASDSEAEGASRRKAKPGSEEDSDGESKREDAEVQGDPFRADARADRKRFSSSDSEAGEPERPKMGSDEDEEKEGAEEKVAKRKAAVLSDSDDEEKASAKKSRVVSDADDSDSDVISDKSGKREKTIASDSEEEAGKELSDKKNEEKDLFGSDSESGNEEENLIADIFGESGDEEEEEFTGFNQEDLEEEKSETQVKEAEDSDSDDNIKRGKHMDFLSDFEMMLQRKKSLSGKRRRNRDGGTFISDADDVVSAMIVKMNEAAEEDRQLNNQKKPALKKLTLLPTVVMHLKKQDLKETFIDSGVMSAIKEWLSPLPDRSLPALKIREELLKILQELPSVSQETLKHSGIGRAVMYLYKHPKESRSNKDMAGKLINEWSRPIFGLTSNYKGMTREEREQRDLEQMPQRRRMNSTGGQTPRRDLEKVLTGEEKALRPGDPGFCARARVPMPSNKDYVVRPKWNVEMESSRFQGTSKKGISRLDKQMRKFTDIRKKSRSAHAVKISIEGNKMPL, from the exons AATGAACCTAGTGATCGAGAAGATGGCCTCAACAAAAGACATCATGTGACAGACTCTGAGAATGATGACCCCTCAAATCTTAATGCCAGTGACTCTGAAAGTGAGGAGCTTCAAAGGCAAAAAGACAGTGACTCTGAATCGGAAGAGCACGCGGAGCCTCCTGCGAGTGATTCCGAAAACGAGGGCGTCAGTCACCATGGGAGCGACTCTGAGAATGAGGGGACCGGGAAGTTACCTGTGAGTGACTCTGAAAATGAGCAGCTGCTTAATGGGCACGCGAGTGACTCAGAAAATGAAGACGTTAGGAAGCCTCCTGCCAGTGATTCAGAGGTTGAAGAGCTCCCCAAAAGCCCTGCCAGTTACTCGGAAGCAGAGGATGCGCTAAAACCTCAAGTCAGCGACTCTGAGAGTGAGGAGCCCCCAAGACACCAAGCCAGTGACTCTGAAAACGAGGGGCTTCCCAAACCTCGCATTAGTGACTCGGAAAGCGAGGAGCTTCCCAAGCCTCGGATCAGTGACTCAGAAAGTGAGGGGCCTCAGAGGACTCAGGCCAGTGACTCGGAAACTGAGGAGCTTCCCAAACCCCGGATCAGTGACTCAGAAAGCGAGGACCCGCCAAGGCACCAAGCCAGTGACTCGGAAGCTGAGGAGCTTCCCAAACCCCGTATCAGTGACTCAGAGAGCGAGGATCCCCCAAGGCACCAAGCCAGTGACTCGGAAGCTGAGGAGCTTCCCAAACCCCGTGTCAGTGACTCTGAGAGCGAGGATCCCCCAAGGCACCAAGCCAGTGACTCGGAAGCTGAGGAGCTTCCCAAACCCCGTGTCAGTGACTCTGAGAGCGAGGAGCCGCAGAAGGGACCTGCCAGCGACTCCGAAGCTGAGGGTGCCTCCAGACGCAAAGCGAAGCCGGGCTCTGAGGAGGACAGCGACGGGGAGAGCAAGAGGGAGGACGCCGAAGTGCAGGGCGACCCCTTTCGTGCAGATGCCCGTGCAGACAGGAAGCGGTTCAGCAGTTCTGACAGCGAGGCGGGAGAACCAGAAAGGCCCAAGATGGGCAGTGACgaggatgaagaaaaagagggggcGGAGGAGAAGGTAGCGAAGCGAAAAGCTGCCGTGCTTTCTGATAGTGACGATGAAGAGAAAGCAT cagCAAAGAAGAGTCGTGTTGTCTCTGATGCAGATGACTCTGACAGTGATGTTATATCAGACAAATCAGGCAAAAGAGAGAAGACGATAGCATCTGACAGTGAAGAAGAAGCAGGGAAAGAATTGTctgataagaaaaatgaagagaaggaCCTGTTTGGGAGTGATAGTGAGTCAGGGAATGAAGAAGA AAATCTTATTGCAGACATATTTGGAGAATCtggtgatgaggaggaggaagaatttaCA GGTTTTAACCAAGAagatttggaagaagaaaaaagtgaaacaCAGGTAAAAGAAGCAGAAGATTCGGATTCTGATGATAACATAAAGAGAGGAAAACa CATGGACTTTCTGTCGGACTTTGAGATGATGTTGCAGCGGAAAAAGAGCCTGAGTGGCAAGCGCAGGCGTAACCGTGATGGTGGTACTTTTATTAGTGATGCTGACGACGTTGTGAGCGCCATGATCGTCAAGATGAATGAAGCTGCTGAG GAAGACAGACAGTTGAATAATCAAAAAAAGCCAGCactgaaaaaattaacattattacCTACTGTGGTCATGCACCTTAAGAA GCAGGAccttaaagaaacatttattgacagTGGTGTGATGTCTGCCATCAAAGAATGGCTCTCCCCTCTACCAGATAGGAGTTTGCCGGCACTAAAGATTCGAGAAGAGCTGCTGAAGATTCTGCAAGAG CTACCTAGTGTGAGCCAGGAGACCCTGAAGCATAGTGGGATTGGACGAGCAGTGATGTATCTCTATAAACACCCCAAGGAATCAAGGTCCAACAAGGACATGGCAGGGAAATTAATCA atGAATGGTCCCGGCCTATATTTGGTCTTACCTCAAACTACAAAGGAAtgacaagagaagaaagggagcaGAGAGACCTAGAGCAGATGCCTCAACGGCGACGAATGAACAG CACTGGTGGTCAGACACCCCGAAGAGATTTGGAAAAGGTGCTGACAGGAGAGGAAAA GGCTCTTAGACCTGGAGATCCTGGATTCTGTGCCCGGGCAAGGGTCCCCATGCCCTCGAACAAGGACTATGTTGTCAGGCCCAAGTGGAACGTGGAAATGGAGTCGTCCAGG TTTCAGGGGACCTCCAAGAAGGGTATCAGTCGACTGGATAAACAGATGAGAAAGTTCACAGACATCAGGAAAAAAAGCAGATCTGCACACGCAGTAAAAATCAGCATCGAGGGCAATAAAATGCCCTTGTGA